One part of the Arabidopsis thaliana chromosome 1 sequence genome encodes these proteins:
- the RGL1 gene encoding RGA-like 1 (RGA-like 1 (RGL1); CONTAINS InterPro DOMAIN/s: Transcriptional factor DELLA, N-terminal (InterPro:IPR021914), Transcription factor GRAS (InterPro:IPR005202); BEST Arabidopsis thaliana protein match is: RGA-like 2 (TAIR:AT3G03450.1); Has 2708 Blast hits to 2634 proteins in 311 species: Archae - 0; Bacteria - 4; Metazoa - 0; Fungi - 0; Plants - 2704; Viruses - 0; Other Eukaryotes - 0 (source: NCBI BLink).) produces the protein MKREHNHRESSAGEGGSSSMTTVIKEEAAGVDELLVVLGYKVRSSDMADVAHKLEQLEMVLGDGISNLSDETVHYNPSDLSGWVESMLSDLDPTRIQEKPDSEYDLRAIPGSAVYPRDEHVTRRSKRTRIESELSSTRSVVVLDSQETGVRLVHALLACAEAVQQNNLKLADALVKHVGLLASSQAGAMRKVATYFAEGLARRIYRIYPRDDVALSSFSDTLQIHFYESCPYLKFAHFTANQAILEVFATAEKVHVIDLGLNHGLQWPALIQALALRPNGPPDFRLTGIGYSLTDIQEVGWKLGQLASTIGVNFEFKSIALNNLSDLKPEMLDIRPGLESVAVNSVFELHRLLAHPGSIDKFLSTIKSIRPDIMTVVEQEANHNGTVFLDRFTESLHYYSSLFDSLEGPPSQDRVMSELFLGRQILNLVACEGEDRVERHETLNQWRNRFGLGGFKPVSIGSNAYKQASMLLALYAGADGYNVEENEGCLLLGWQTRPLIATSAWRINRVE, from the coding sequence atgaAGAGAGAGCACAACCACCGTGAATCATCCGCCGGAGAAGGTGGGAGTTCATCAATGACGACGGtgattaaagaagaagctgccGGAGTTGACGAgcttttggttgttttagGTTACAAAGTTCGATCATCCGACATGGCTGACGTGGCACACAAGCTTGAACAGTTAGAGATGGTTCTTGGTGATGGAATCTCGAATCTTTCTGATGAAACTGTTCATTACAATCCTTCTGATCTCTCTGGTTGGGTCGAAAGCATGCTCTCGGATCTTGACCCGACCCGGATTCAAGAAAAGCCTGACTCAGAGTACGATCTTAGAGCTATTCCTGGCTCTGCAGTGTATCCACGTGACGAGCACGTGACTCGTCGGAGCAAGAGGACGAGAATTGAATCGGAGTTATCCTCTACGCGCTCTGTGGTGGTTTTGGATTCTCAAGAAACTGGAGTGCGTTTAGTCCACGCGCTATTAGCTTGTGCTGAAGCTGTTCAACAGAACAATTTGAAGTTAGCCGACGCGCTCGTGAAGCACGTGGGGTTACTCGCGTCCTCTCAAGCTGGTGCTATGAGGAAAGTCGCGACTTACTTCGCTGAAGGGCTTGCGAGAAGGATTTACCGTATTTACCCTCGAGACGATGTCGCGTTGTCTTCGTTTTCGGACACTCTTCAGATTCATTTCTATGAGTCTTGTCCGTATCTCAAGTTTGCGCATTTTACGGCGAATCAAGCGATACTTGAGGTTTTTGCTACGGCGGAGAAGGTTCATGTTATTGATTTAGGACTTAACCATGGTTTACAATGGCCGGCTTTGATTCAAGCTCTTGCTTTACGTCCTAATGGTCCACCGGATTTTCGGTTAACCGGGATCGGTTATTCGTTAACCGATATTCAAGAAGTTGGTTGGAAACTTGGTCAGCTTGCGAGTACTATTGGTGTCAATTTCGAATTCAAGAGCATTGCTTTAAACAATTTGTCTGATCTTAAACCGGAAATGCTAGACATTAGACCCGGTTTAGAATCAGTGGCGGTTAACTCGGTCTTCGAGCTTCATCGCCTCTTAGCTCATCCCGGTTCCATCGATAAGTTTTTATCGACAATCAAATCAATCCGACCGGATATAATGACTGTGGTCGAGCAAGAAGCAAACCATAACGGTACCGTATTTCTCGATCGGTTCACGGAATCGCTACATTACTATTCGAGCTTATTCGACTCGCTCGAGGGCCCGCCAAGCCAAGACCGAGTGATGTCGGAGTTATTCCTAGGACGGCAGATACTAAACCTTGTGGCATGCGAAGGAGAAGACCGGGTAGAGAGGCATGAGACTTTAAATCAGTGGAGAAACCGGTTCGGTTTAGGAGGATTTAAACCGGTTAGTATCGGTTCGAACGCGTATAAGCAAGCAAGCATGTTGTTGGCACTTTATGCCGGGGCTGATGGGTATAATGTGGAAGAGAATGAAGGTTGTTTGTTGCTTGGATGGCAAACGCGACCGCTTATTGCAACATCTGCGTGGCGAATCAATCGTGtggaataa
- a CDS encoding Calcium-dependent lipid-binding (CaLB domain) family protein (Calcium-dependent lipid-binding (CaLB domain) family protein; CONTAINS InterPro DOMAIN/s: C2 membrane targeting protein (InterPro:IPR018029), C2 calcium/lipid-binding domain, CaLB (InterPro:IPR008973), C2 calcium-dependent membrane targeting (InterPro:IPR000008); BEST Arabidopsis thaliana protein match is: Calcium-dependent lipid-binding (CaLB domain) family protein (TAIR:AT5G37740.1); Has 3696 Blast hits to 3278 proteins in 222 species: Archae - 0; Bacteria - 0; Metazoa - 2294; Fungi - 338; Plants - 790; Viruses - 0; Other Eukaryotes - 274 (source: NCBI BLink).) yields MENMLGLLRLHVIRGVNLAIRDSQSSDPYVIVRMGKQKLRTRVMKKNLNTEWNEDLTLSVTDPTLPVKIMVYDRDRFSRDDKMGDAIFHIDPFLEAIRIQNQLGGLPEGTVIMKIQASRQNCLSEESKIVWHKGKIVQNMFLKLQNVERGEIELQLEWIDVSGALTDDAEDVAF; encoded by the exons atggagaaTATGTTAGGTCTTCTAAGACTTCATGTGATTAGAGGTGTTAATCTTGCCATCAGAGATTCTCAAAGCAGTGATCCTTATGTCATTGTCCGTATGGGAAAACAG AAGCTACGAACCCGTGTGAtgaaaaagaatttgaataCAGAATGGAACGAAGACTTGACACTTTCTGTTACTGATCCAACTCTTCCTGTCAAGATC ATGGTGTACGATAGGGACAGGTTCTCAAGGGATGATAAGATGGGAGATGCGATTTTTCACATTGATCCGTTCCTTGAAGCCATCAGAATCCAAAACCAACTAGGAGGACTACCTGAGGGGACTGTAATAATGAAGATACAGGCAAGCAGACAAAACTGCTTGTCAGAAGAGAGCAAGATTGTATGGCACAAAGGAAAGATTGTCCAGAACATGTTCCTTAAGCTTCAGAATGTTGAACGAGGGGAGATAGAGCTGCAGCTTGAGTGGATCGATGTCTCCGGCGCCTTGACTGATGATGCGGAGGATGTTGCTTTCTAG
- the MYB113 gene encoding myb domain protein 113 (myb domain protein 113 (MYB113); CONTAINS InterPro DOMAIN/s: SANT, DNA-binding (InterPro:IPR001005), Homeodomain-like (InterPro:IPR009057), Myb, DNA-binding (InterPro:IPR014778), HTH transcriptional regulator, Myb-type, DNA-binding (InterPro:IPR017930), Homeodomain-related (InterPro:IPR012287), Myb transcription factor (InterPro:IPR015495); BEST Arabidopsis thaliana protein match is: production of anthocyanin pigment 1 (TAIR:AT1G56650.1); Has 8567 Blast hits to 8001 proteins in 471 species: Archae - 0; Bacteria - 0; Metazoa - 727; Fungi - 430; Plants - 5847; Viruses - 3; Other Eukaryotes - 1560 (source: NCBI BLink).) has translation MGESPKGLRKGTWTTEEDILLRQCIDKYGEGKWHRVPLRTGLNRCRKSCRLRWLNYLKPSIKRGKLCSDEVDLVLRLHKLLGNRWSLIAGRLPGRTANDVKNYWNTHLSKKHDERCCKTKMINKNITSHPTSSAQKIDVLKPRPRSFSDKNSCNDVNILPKVDVVPLHLGLNNNYVCESSITCNKDEQKDKLININLLDGDNMWWESLLEADVLGPEATETAKGVTLPLDFEQIWARFDEETLELN, from the exons ATGGGCGAATCACCCAAAGGGTTGAGAAAAGGTACATGGACTACTGAAGAAGATATTCTCTTGAGGCAATGCATTGATAAGTATGGAGAAGGCAAATGGCATCGAGTTCCTTTAAGAACTG gTCTCAATCGGTGCCGAAAGAGTTGTAGACTTAGATGGTTGAATTATTTGAAGCCAAGTATTAAGAGAGGAAAACTCTGCTCCGATGAAGTTGATCTTGTTCTTCGCCTTCATAAACTTCTAGGAAATAG GTGGTCCTTGATCGCTGGTAGATTGCCTGGTCGGACTGCTAATGATGTCAAGAATTACTGGAACACTCATTTGAGTAAGAAGCACGATGAACGATGCTGTAAGACGaagatgataaacaaaaacattacttCTCATCCTACTTCATCGGCCCAAAAAATCGATGTTTTAAAGCCTCGGCCTCGATCCTTCTCCGATAAAAATAGTTGCAACGATGTCAATATCTTGCCAAAAGTTGACGTTGTTCCTTTACATCTTGGACTCAACAACAATTATGTTTGTGAAAGTAGTATTACATGTAACAAAGATGAGCAAAAAGATAAGCTTATTAATATTAATCTATTGGATGGAGATAATATGTGGTGGGAAAGTTTACTGGAGGCAGATGTGTTGGGTCCAGAAGCTACGGAAACAGCAAAGGGTGTGACCTTACCGCTTGACTTTGAGCAAATTTGGGCTCGGTTTGATGAAGAGACTTTAGAACTGAATTAG
- the MYB114 gene encoding myb domain protein 114 (myb domain protein 114 (MYB114); CONTAINS InterPro DOMAIN/s: SANT, DNA-binding (InterPro:IPR001005), Homeodomain-like (InterPro:IPR009057), Myb, DNA-binding (InterPro:IPR014778), HTH transcriptional regulator, Myb-type, DNA-binding (InterPro:IPR017930), Homeodomain-related (InterPro:IPR012287), Myb transcription factor (InterPro:IPR015495); BEST Arabidopsis thaliana protein match is: production of anthocyanin pigment 1 (TAIR:AT1G56650.1); Has 8855 Blast hits to 8248 proteins in 550 species: Archae - 0; Bacteria - 0; Metazoa - 795; Fungi - 489; Plants - 5874; Viruses - 3; Other Eukaryotes - 1694 (source: NCBI BLink).), whose protein sequence is MEGSSKGLRKGAWTAEEDSLLRQCIGKYGEGKWHQVPLRAGLNRCRKSCRLRWLNYLKPSIKRGKFSSDEVDLLLRLHKLLGNRWSLIAGRLPGRTANDVKNYWNTHLSKKHEPCCKTKIKRINIITPPNTPAQKVDIF, encoded by the exons ATGGAGGGTTCGTCCAAAGGGTTGAGGAAAGGTGCATGGACTGCTGAAGAAGATAGTCTCTTGAGGCAGTGTATTGGTAAGTATGGAGAAGGCAAATGGCATCAAGTTCCTTTAAGAGCTG GGCTAAATCGGTGCAGGAAAAGTTGTAGACTAAGATGGTTAAACTATTTGAAGCCAAGTATCAAGAGAGGAAAATTTAGTTCTGATGAagttgatcttcttcttcgtcttcataaGCTTCTAGGAAATAG GTGGTCCTTGATTGCTGGTCGATTACCTGGTCGGACCGCTAATGATGTCAAGAACTACTGGAACACCCATCTGAGTAAGAAGCATGAACCGTGTTGTAAAACTAAGataaaaaggataaatatTATAACCCCTCCTAATACACCGGCCCAAAAAGTCGATATTTTTTAG
- the MYB114 gene encoding myb domain protein 114 produces the protein MEGSSKGLRKGAWTAEEDSLLRQCIGKYGEGKWHQVPLRAGLNRCRKSCRLRWLNYLKPSIKRGKFSSDEVDLLLRLHKLLGNRYNLLYSTYLTSNKSNTSNSYVYVGGP, from the exons ATGGAGGGTTCGTCCAAAGGGTTGAGGAAAGGTGCATGGACTGCTGAAGAAGATAGTCTCTTGAGGCAGTGTATTGGTAAGTATGGAGAAGGCAAATGGCATCAAGTTCCTTTAAGAGCTG GGCTAAATCGGTGCAGGAAAAGTTGTAGACTAAGATGGTTAAACTATTTGAAGCCAAGTATCAAGAGAGGAAAATTTAGTTCTGATGAagttgatcttcttcttcgtcttcataaGCTTCTAGGAAATAGGTATAATTTACTTTATTCTACTTATTTAACGAGCAATAAGTCTAATACTAGTAACTCGTATGTATACGTAGGTGGTCCTTGA
- the MYB114 gene encoding myb domain protein 114, with protein MSIIGFVGLNRCRKSCRLRWLNYLKPSIKRGKFSSDEVDLLLRLHKLLGNRWSLIAGRLPGRTANDVKNYWNTHLSKKHEPCCKTKIKRINIITPPNTPAQKVDIF; from the exons ATGTCAATTATTGGTTTTGTAGGGCTAAATCGGTGCAGGAAAAGTTGTAGACTAAGATGGTTAAACTATTTGAAGCCAAGTATCAAGAGAGGAAAATTTAGTTCTGATGAagttgatcttcttcttcgtcttcataaGCTTCTAGGAAATAG GTGGTCCTTGATTGCTGGTCGATTACCTGGTCGGACCGCTAATGATGTCAAGAACTACTGGAACACCCATCTGAGTAAGAAGCATGAACCGTGTTGTAAAACTAAGataaaaaggataaatatTATAACCCCTCCTAATACACCGGCCCAAAAAGTCGATATTTTTTAG